The nucleotide sequence GCATCAATTACAGGAATATCATCTTTAACTGAAATGGGAGAGGTTAAAAATTCCTCAACCTTTACTCTTTCAGTAAAGGGTTTCTTTATACCCGCTGAAATTACAGCCACCTCATTGAAAACATACCTTGGATCAACATAGCCAATAATATTTTGGTTCTTATCTACCACGGGTATACCCTTAAGTCCCTGTTGCTGTATCAACACCACCGCATCTATAACTCTTGCAGAATCAAGTACTGCATCGACTGGGATGGTAACTTCTTTTAATGGCGTGCCTAATCTGTGACCTGAAACAAGTGCCTTGAGAAGGGATCTTTCCTCAACAATGCCTGCGTATCTCCCATCATCTGTAATGATAGCGATTCTTTGCTCTTCAGTTTGCATTTTTTTCATGGCTTCTCCGATGGTCTGCTGAGAAGACAGGATTAAGGCTTTATGAGCAAATTTTCCGGCAGAAAGCTCTTCCCATAATCTCTCTCCACGTGTCTCCCATCCCTTAAAAATATAAAGCAGGGCCATAATCATGGGGATAATGGTAGACCAGATAATGATGGAGAGATAAATATTACCCGTAACTTTATACAGAAGGGTAATCATAAAGGGAGTAAGTCCGCCTGTAACACCATATCCCATATTATAAGTAAAGGCTATAGCAGTAGTTCTTATCTTTGCAGGGAAGAGCTCAAGCAACATAGCTGACATGGCACCGCTGTATCCTATACCATTAAAATAAGTTAACACTGCAGTAAGTAAAAAGAGAGCTGTATAATCAGGAGGATTTACATAGTTTTTCATGTAATGGAAAATCAAAGGGAAAATCAGGGCATTAGCATAAATACCTATAAGAAGTATCGGTCTTCTGCCAATTTTATCTGAAAGCCATCCAAAAAATAGATAGGTCCAGAGAGCGATGTAAGTAGCATAGGCAAGGATTTTTCCAGCATCTCCTGCAGAAATACCATGGTGTTGCATGTAGTAAGATACATAAAGCTGATTTGTGTACCAGATCGGTCCATGAGCGCCAATCACACCTATCCAGGCAAGTACAAAGAGCCAGAGATAATGCTTATTTGTAAAAAGCTCCTTTATGGGTGCGCTGGTAACCCTTCTTATCTGTTTCAGGGCAG is from Thermodesulfovibrionales bacterium and encodes:
- a CDS encoding MFS transporter; translated protein: MEKERVVFREIVPVAIVSWAGALLEWVDFYVYAILARVLANIYFPSDDPVASLLASFAALAIGFLFRPLGALLFGKIGDQFGRKIAFLTAITMMMVGTIGIALLPGYATLGIMASLGLFMLRIIQGLALGGGFGAAITYLGEFTPDHRRGLITGFLFTTAATGMAVAGNIVSLMQNYFGLEAFNSYGWRWCFVIAGGAVFIVAIIIHTLYKETPVFTALKQIRRVTSAPIKELFTNKHYLWLFVLAWIGVIGAHGPIWYTNQLYVSYYMQHHGISAGDAGKILAYATYIALWTYLFFGWLSDKIGRRPILLIGIYANALIFPLIFHYMKNYVNPPDYTALFLLTAVLTYFNGIGYSGAMSAMLLELFPAKIRTTAIAFTYNMGYGVTGGLTPFMITLLYKVTGNIYLSIIIWSTIIPMIMALLYIFKGWETRGERLWEELSAGKFAHKALILSSQQTIGEAMKKMQTEEQRIAIITDDGRYAGIVEERSLLKALVSGHRLGTPLKEVTIPVDAVLDSARVIDAVVLIQQQGLKGIPVVDKNQNIIGYVDPRYVFNEVAVISAGIKKPFTERVKVEEFLTSPISVKDDIPVIDAAKLMVEKNIGFLPVISSETSKLVGVISERDLMSSLCCDEANKGKPVRDFMTTKVITLNPDSTLKEALEKFIDYKIRHLPVVKDNRVIGVVSVKNVLKLV